A genomic region of Chitinimonas arctica contains the following coding sequences:
- a CDS encoding FxDxF family PEP-CTERM protein — protein sequence MNLAIKKLAVAVAIIGSGAAAQAQVIDIGVLTDIGDYTHELTFAAGAQINDTWNFSLDGGNNQFFGVLSKINNRQASSIGNFAATLFGPNGATAWTYMSTNKSQILSYDGALSSGAYSLVVTGLAGTIGGKYAIEMNASADPIPEPETYAMFLAGIGLIGTIARRRSKNQA from the coding sequence ATGAACCTTGCAATCAAAAAACTGGCCGTCGCCGTTGCCATCATCGGGAGCGGCGCCGCGGCGCAAGCCCAGGTGATCGATATTGGCGTGTTGACCGATATCGGCGACTACACCCACGAACTGACGTTCGCAGCCGGCGCCCAAATCAACGATACGTGGAATTTCTCGCTTGATGGCGGCAACAACCAATTCTTCGGTGTGCTGAGCAAGATCAACAATCGCCAGGCCAGCTCCATCGGCAATTTCGCCGCGACCCTGTTCGGTCCCAACGGCGCCACTGCCTGGACCTATATGTCCACCAACAAGTCGCAGATCCTCAGCTATGACGGCGCGCTGAGCTCTGGCGCCTATAGCCTGGTCGTCACCGGCCTGGCCGGCACGATAGGCGGCAAGTACGCTATCGAAATGAATGCTTCGGCCGATCCGATCCCGGAACCGGAAACCTATGCGATGTTCCTGGCCGGCATCGGCCTGATCGGTACCATCGCACGCCGCCGCAGCAAGAACCAAGCTTAA
- a CDS encoding phosphomannomutase CpsG (capsular polysaccharide biosynthesis protein; catalyzes the formation of D-mannose 6-phosphate from alpha-D-mannose 1-phosphate), with the protein MTLSCFKAYDIRGKLGEQLNEDIAYRIGRAYAQFLGAKRVVVGGDVRLSSESLKLALANGLMDGGADVIDLGMTGTEEIYFAAFHLDVDGGIEVTASHNPMDYNGMKLVGRDARPISGDTGLQAIRALAEANQFEPATRGTLERQSTLAAFVEHLLGYLHLPAIKPLTLVVNSGNGAAGHVVDAIEAKFQQFGVPIRFIKLHHEPDGTFPHGIPNPLLPENRAATADAVRAHGADLGIAWDGDFDRCFLFDERGDFIEGYYIVGLLAQAFLVKNPGEKIIHDPRLTWNTIDIVQAAGGVAVQSKTGHAFIKERMRAENAVYGGEMSAHHYFRDFAYCDSGMIPWLLVIELLSRSGKALSQLVDERIAAYPCSGEINYQVADAAAAMQRVRDHYADLQPVLDGTDGLSLAFDDWRLNIRSSNTEPLLRLNVESRADQALVARQVATIERLIAQG; encoded by the coding sequence ATGACGCTATCCTGTTTCAAGGCCTACGATATTCGCGGCAAGCTAGGCGAACAACTCAATGAAGATATTGCCTACCGAATCGGTCGTGCCTATGCGCAATTTCTCGGCGCCAAGCGTGTCGTGGTAGGCGGCGATGTCCGTCTCAGCAGCGAATCGCTGAAATTGGCCTTGGCGAATGGCCTGATGGACGGCGGCGCCGATGTGATCGATCTGGGCATGACCGGTACCGAAGAAATCTATTTCGCTGCCTTCCATCTCGATGTCGACGGCGGCATCGAAGTCACCGCCAGCCATAATCCAATGGACTACAACGGCATGAAGCTGGTCGGCCGCGATGCCCGCCCCATCAGCGGCGACACCGGCCTGCAAGCGATCCGGGCGCTGGCCGAGGCGAATCAATTCGAGCCGGCCACGCGTGGCACACTCGAGCGGCAGTCCACCCTGGCCGCCTTCGTGGAGCACCTGCTGGGCTATCTACACCTGCCCGCCATCAAGCCCTTGACCCTGGTGGTGAATAGCGGCAACGGCGCGGCCGGCCATGTGGTCGATGCCATCGAAGCGAAATTCCAGCAATTTGGTGTGCCGATTCGTTTTATCAAATTGCACCACGAGCCGGATGGCACTTTTCCGCATGGGATTCCCAATCCGCTGCTGCCGGAAAACCGCGCCGCCACGGCCGATGCGGTGCGGGCCCATGGCGCCGATCTGGGGATAGCCTGGGATGGCGATTTCGACCGCTGTTTTCTGTTCGACGAGCGCGGCGATTTTATCGAGGGTTATTATATCGTCGGCTTATTGGCCCAAGCCTTCCTGGTTAAAAACCCGGGCGAGAAGATTATCCATGATCCACGCTTGACCTGGAACACCATCGATATCGTCCAAGCCGCGGGCGGCGTGGCGGTGCAATCGAAAACCGGCCATGCCTTTATCAAGGAACGGATGCGCGCCGAGAATGCGGTATATGGCGGCGAGATGAGCGCCCACCATTATTTCCGCGATTTTGCCTATTGCGATAGCGGCATGATTCCGTGGCTGCTGGTGATCGAGCTCCTGAGCCGAAGCGGTAAGGCACTGTCGCAACTGGTGGATGAACGCATAGCCGCTTATCCCTGCAGCGGCGAGATCAACTACCAGGTGGCCGATGCGGCCGCCGCCATGCAACGTGTCCGCGACCATTACGCCGATCTACAACCGGTCCTTGACGGCACGGATGGACTGAGTCTGGCGTTTGACGATTGGCGTCTGAATATCCGTTCGTCCAACACCGAACCGTTGCTGCGCTTGAATGTCGAGAGCCGTGCCGATCAGGCGCTGGTGGCTCGCCAAGTCGCGACGATCGAAAGGCTGATTGCCCAGGGTTGA
- a CDS encoding Fic family protein, which produces MDKRPGLITPSQLTPLMPSLEKNLAPLRDKAAELIAAAANIPKGALPHLLAELTPRLRAMNSYYSNKIEGQHTTPLLIDRALHQDYSPRPQEATKQRLALAHIEAEISGEANLDLLAGAERFAQATFQHVHAMIYGRLTADDRTQQMVDPSGKLIGKIHVIEPGVLRTGDVGVGRHIPPPHENVAGFLAALDQHYRHSLRGEMGLIAVIAAHHRFAWVHPFADGNGRTVRLHTHLCLHALGLTQGIWSPMRGLARRQEDYYAMLAGADQSRRGDLDGRGNLTESGLCAWINFALDICLDQIAFMTGRLQLSNFKERMEMFIAAQSQRAAYRDLGMEVMKPMLYAMAIGPISRADFKAMTGLAERTAERALAATLKLGLLGSPSPRGTLHVQLSPETLSGLFPQLWPELDAEVAAASG; this is translated from the coding sequence ATGGACAAGCGCCCTGGCCTTATTACGCCGAGCCAGCTAACGCCCCTGATGCCTTCGCTGGAGAAGAACCTGGCCCCGCTCAGGGATAAAGCGGCGGAGCTGATCGCCGCTGCCGCGAACATTCCCAAAGGCGCCTTGCCTCATTTGCTGGCCGAGCTGACCCCTCGGCTAAGGGCAATGAATTCCTACTATTCCAACAAGATCGAGGGACAGCACACCACGCCTTTATTGATTGATCGCGCCCTGCACCAGGACTATTCACCCCGGCCACAGGAAGCGACCAAACAACGCTTGGCACTGGCTCATATTGAGGCGGAAATCAGCGGCGAGGCGAACCTTGATTTGTTGGCCGGCGCCGAACGCTTTGCCCAGGCAACCTTCCAGCATGTGCATGCGATGATCTATGGCCGCCTTACGGCGGATGATCGCACGCAGCAAATGGTCGATCCCTCAGGGAAGCTGATAGGCAAAATCCACGTGATTGAACCGGGAGTGCTACGTACCGGGGATGTGGGAGTGGGCCGCCATATCCCGCCTCCCCATGAAAATGTCGCGGGATTTCTTGCGGCCCTGGATCAGCACTATCGACATAGCCTGCGCGGCGAAATGGGCTTGATTGCAGTGATTGCCGCGCATCACCGCTTTGCCTGGGTGCACCCATTCGCTGACGGCAATGGCCGCACGGTCCGTCTACACACACATCTTTGTCTACATGCACTGGGCCTTACCCAGGGCATCTGGTCACCCATGCGTGGATTGGCCAGGCGACAGGAAGACTACTACGCCATGCTGGCGGGGGCGGATCAATCTCGCCGGGGCGATCTTGATGGTCGCGGCAACCTCACCGAATCGGGTCTTTGCGCCTGGATCAACTTTGCGCTGGATATCTGCCTGGATCAGATTGCGTTTATGACCGGCAGGCTGCAACTGAGTAACTTCAAGGAACGCATGGAGATGTTCATCGCGGCGCAATCACAGCGGGCGGCGTATAGAGACCTCGGCATGGAAGTGATGAAGCCGATGTTGTACGCCATGGCCATCGGGCCGATCAGCCGGGCGGATTTCAAAGCGATGACCGGTCTTGCCGAACGAACGGCTGAGCGGGCATTGGCAGCGACACTCAAACTTGGTTTGTTGGGTTCTCCAAGCCCGCGGGGGACCTTGCATGTTCAACTGTCACCCGAAACGCTCTCCGGCCTGTTCCCGCAGCTATGGCCGGAACTCGATGCCGAGGTCGCCGCTGCATCGGGTTAG
- a CDS encoding putative toxin — protein MRAVVPGQVAWDNALTAWENGNRGAAVAHTGVMFGEALATVMTSGTYGASRQAVVCTVNSTAAKTAGQLGREGEAAVRAAYEIGDKAKLTINGRTRIPDGLTADALSEVKNVDRLSFTRQLRDYLDHAQSEGLRFDLYTRPNTTLSGPLQNAVDNGLINQLHIPR, from the coding sequence ATGCGCGCAGTAGTTCCTGGACAAGTGGCATGGGACAATGCTCTCACTGCGTGGGAAAACGGCAATCGGGGTGCTGCTGTTGCACATACTGGCGTGATGTTTGGAGAGGCGCTAGCGACCGTGATGACCTCCGGTACCTATGGTGCTTCTCGCCAGGCGGTGGTTTGTACGGTAAATTCGACGGCGGCAAAGACAGCAGGCCAGCTTGGACGTGAGGGCGAAGCAGCTGTTCGTGCGGCTTACGAGATTGGCGACAAAGCCAAGTTGACCATCAATGGTCGAACTCGAATTCCTGATGGTCTAACGGCAGATGCACTCAGCGAAGTGAAGAATGTAGATCGGCTAAGTTTCACGCGGCAACTGCGCGACTATCTGGATCATGCCCAAAGCGAAGGTTTGCGGTTCGACCTCTATACGCGGCCGAATACGACATTGTCAGGGCCTTTGCAGAACGCAGTCGACAACGGCCTCATCAACCAATTGCATATTCCAAGATGA